The following proteins are encoded in a genomic region of Methanoculleus bourgensis MS2:
- a CDS encoding RNA-guided endonuclease InsQ/TnpB family protein, with protein sequence MIVSYKYRAYPDAAGEARLHEALDTCRWLYNTLLEECNTARENGSSLTMQKTQARIVTLKEEHPALKDVYSKVLQMVNYTLWSNIRALSETKKNGRKIGKLRFKSAARYRTLNYNQSGFTIDCEGEFITFSKIGTIPFSMHRPYSGEVKGVLITRSGDEWYVIIQADQEVAAPRREGRSVGIDVGLNSFAVDSDGRVIANPRFSERSRARMKKLQQRVARKQRGSKNRENAKKKLEKAYAHITNQKNDFLHKLSRRYVAAYATICVEDLNVKYLKENGKSRGLRRSIHDASWGRFLAFLSYKAESAGTEFIRVDPRDTTQMCSNCGRIVKKDLSVRVHECPYCGFVADRDYNAAVNIHRVGMEQPLEPVERIPLHHISVMQVLSMKQEAPPESAG encoded by the coding sequence ATGATCGTTTCCTACAAGTATCGTGCATATCCGGATGCAGCTGGAGAAGCACGGTTGCATGAAGCACTTGATACCTGTAGGTGGCTCTACAACACGCTCCTTGAAGAATGCAACACTGCGCGCGAGAACGGATCCTCCCTGACGATGCAGAAGACTCAAGCACGAATTGTCACCCTGAAAGAGGAGCACCCTGCACTCAAGGATGTGTACTCCAAAGTTCTCCAGATGGTCAACTATACCCTCTGGAGTAACATTCGCGCTCTCTCAGAAACAAAGAAGAATGGTCGAAAGATCGGCAAACTCCGGTTCAAGAGTGCAGCGCGGTATCGTACGCTCAACTATAATCAGTCCGGGTTCACGATCGACTGCGAAGGTGAGTTCATCACCTTCTCAAAGATCGGGACCATTCCGTTTTCGATGCACCGACCATACTCAGGAGAGGTGAAGGGTGTCTTGATCACCCGTTCCGGTGACGAATGGTACGTCATCATTCAGGCGGACCAGGAGGTCGCCGCACCCCGGAGAGAAGGGCGGTCGGTTGGGATTGATGTCGGTCTGAACTCGTTTGCGGTCGATAGCGATGGCAGGGTGATCGCGAATCCCCGGTTCTCTGAACGATCACGGGCTCGGATGAAGAAGTTGCAGCAGCGTGTTGCCCGGAAACAGCGGGGTTCAAAGAACCGGGAGAACGCAAAGAAGAAACTGGAGAAGGCCTATGCTCATATCACCAACCAGAAGAACGATTTCCTGCATAAACTCTCCCGTCGATACGTTGCTGCCTATGCGACGATCTGTGTCGAAGATCTGAATGTCAAGTATCTCAAAGAAAACGGCAAATCTCGCGGACTCCGCAGAAGTATCCATGATGCATCGTGGGGGCGGTTCTTAGCATTTCTCTCGTACAAGGCTGAAAGTGCTGGTACGGAATTCATTCGAGTCGATCCCCGGGATACGACGCAGATGTGCTCAAACTGTGGAAGGATCGTGAAGAAGGATCTCTCCGTGAGAGTCCACGAATGTCCGTATTGCGGGTTTGTTGCGGATCGAGACTATAATGCGGCGGTGAATATTCACCGCGTGGGGATGGAACAGCCCTTGGAGCCTGTGGAGAGGATACCGCTGCATCACATCTCGGTGATGCAAGTATTGTCCATGAAGCAGGAAGCCCCGCCCGAGAGCGCGGGGTAG